A stretch of the Solanum dulcamara chromosome 6, daSolDulc1.2, whole genome shotgun sequence genome encodes the following:
- the LOC129891431 gene encoding synaptotagmin-5-like has translation MSFVLGVVIGVLVGVSLIVGFVKSENYRSKCRSELATTIAAFARMTLEDSRKIFTPEQHPSWVVFSSQQKLNWLNSHLEKIWPFVDEAASELVRSSVEPILEQYRPMILASLKFSKFTLGTVPPQFTGISILEGESEGITMELEMNWDGNPSIILDIMTYVGVALPVQVKNIGFTGIFRLIFRPLVDEFPCFGAVCYSLRKKKKLDFMLKVVGGDMTAIPGISDAIEGTIRDAIEDSITWPVRKIIPILPGDYSDLELKPTGVLEVKLVQAKELTNKDLIGKSDPFAELYVRPLRDRMKKSKTINNELNPIWNEHFEFVVEDPLTQHLVVKIYDDEGLQASELIGCAHVRLNELEPGKVKDVWLKLVKDLEIQRDQKNRGQVHLELLYCPYGMKNGFSNPFVDNLSLTSLEKVFKSGAEGKEQNGGEINRRKDVIVRGVLSVTVISADDLAPTDLMGKADPYVVVSMKKTETKNKTRVVPESLNPAWNQTFDFVVEDALHDMLILEVWDHDTFGKDYMGRCILTLTRVLMEGEYKETFELDGAKSGKLNLHLKWAPQPIYRDS, from the exons ATGTCGTTTGTTTTGGGTGTTGTGATTGGGGTTTTAGTTGGAGTTAGTTTGATAGTTGGCTTTGTTAAATCAGAAAATTATCGATCCAAATGCCGTTCTGAACTG GCTACTACAATTGCTGCATTTGCTAGAATGACTCTGGAAGATTCCAGAAAGATTTTTACACCAGAGCAGCATCCTTCTTGGGTTGTTTTTTCTAGTCAACAAAAG TTGAATTGGCTTAATTCTCATCTTGAAAAGATCTGGCCTTTTGTGGATGAG GCAGCATCAGAACTGGTAAGGTCAAGTGTGGAGCCAATTTTGGAACAATATAGGCCTATGATTTTGGCATCATTGAAATTTTCCAAGTTTACTCTTGGTACTGTTCCTCCTCAATTCACAG GAATTTCTATTCTTGAAGGTGAAAGTGAAGGTATTACCATGGAATTAGAGATGAATTGGGATGGAAACCCAAGCATTATACTCGATATCATGACATACGTTGGTGTAGCATTACCAGTGCAG GTGAAAAACATTGGATTTACTGGGATTTTCAGGCTGATCTTCAGGCCGCTTGTTGATGAGTTTCCCTGCTTTGGAGCTGTTTGTTATTCTCTAAGGAAAAAG AAGAAGCTGGACTTTATGCTTAAAGTGGTTGGTGGTGACATGACAGCAATACCTGGCATTTCTGATGCAATTGAG GGTACCATCCGCGATGCCATTGAAGACTCTATCACATGGCCAGTCCGAAAAATTATTCCCATTTTGCCTGGGGATTATAG tgACCTTGAACTAAAGCCTACTGGAGTATTGGAGGTGAAACTTGTTCAAGCAAAAGAGTTAACAAACAAAGACCTCATTGGTAAATCTGATCCTTTTGCTGAGTTATATGTCCGCCCTTTACGAGATAGAATGAAGAAGAGCAAAACAATT AACAATGAATTGAATCCAATCTGGAATGAGCATTTCGAGTTTGTAGTTGAAGATCCATTGACACAACACTTGGTGGTAAAGATCTATGATGATGAAGGGCTTCAGGCATCTGAACTAATTGGATGCGCACATGTCCGTTTGAATGAGCTTGAGCCTGGTAAAGTGAAGGATGTCTGgttgaagttggtgaaagatttGGAGATCCAGAGAGACCAAAAAAATAGGGGCCAG GTGCACTTGGAGCTATTGTATTGTCCTTATGGCATGAAGAATGGGTTTAGTAACCCTTTTGTCGATAATTTATCATTGACTTCACTGGAGAAGGTTTTTAAAAGTGGAGCAGAAGGAAAAGAACAAAATGGAGGTGAAATCAATAGGCGGAAGGACGTAATAGTACGAGGGGTACTTTCTGTAACCGTGATATCAGCTGATGACCTGGCCCCAACTGATCTAATGGGGAAAGCTGATCCGTATGTTGTAGTTAGTATGAAGAAGACTGAAACTAAGAACAAAACCAGG gTTGTACCGGAAAGCTTAAATCCAGCATGGAATCAGACTTTTGACTTTGTCGTTGAGGATGCATTGCATGATATGCTAATTCTAGAAGTGTGGGACCATGACACCTTCGGAAAG GATTACATGGGAAGGTGCATATTGACATTGACAAGAGTACTAATGGAAGGTGAATATAAAGAAACCTTTGAACTTGATGGAGCTAAATCAGGGAAACTGAACTTGCATCTCAAATGGGCACCACAGCCCATATACAGAGATTCCTAA